A window from Chrysemys picta bellii isolate R12L10 chromosome 2, ASM1138683v2, whole genome shotgun sequence encodes these proteins:
- the LOC135981948 gene encoding uncharacterized protein LOC135981948, giving the protein MQSSPAVMAMQSVNRKRAPAWTDREVLDLIAVWGDESVLSELRSKRRNAKIYEKISKDMAERGYSRDATQCRVKIKELRQGYQKTKEANGRSGSHPQTSRFYEALHSILGAAATTTPPVTVDSEDGILSTAGSSDMLGDGEDEEGDEEGEAVGSSHNADFPDSQDLFITLTEIPYEASPAITPDTESGEGSATPSATVSQPSLESHSQRLARIRRRKKRTREDMFSELMASSQAQAAQQTQWRENLTRMHQANMDREERWRQEDQQATLTLLGLLREQTDTLRRLVDVLQERRQEDRAPLQSISNRPPPPPSPIPTSPKVQRRRGGRVPANSHSTPAESSSSRRLSFPKI; this is encoded by the exons atgcagagctctccagcagtgatggccatgcagtctgtgaatagaaagagagccccagcatggactgatcgtgaagtcttggatctcatcgctgtgtggggcgatgagtccgtgctttccgagctgcgatccaaaagaaggaatgcaaagatctacgagaagatctctaaagacatggcagagagaggatacagccgggatgcaacgcagtgccgcgtgaaaatcaaggagctgagacaaggctaccagaagaccaaagaggcaaacggacgctccggatcccatccccagacatcccgtttctacgaggcactgcattccatcctcggtgctgccgccaccactaccccaccagtgaccgtggactctgaggatgggatactgtccacggccggttcctcagacatgttaggggacggggaagatgaggaaggagatgaggagggcgaggcagttggcagctctcacaacgctgatttccccgacagccaggatctcttcatcacccttacagagatcccctacgaagcgtccccagccattaccccggacacagaatctggtgaaggatcagcca ccccgtctgcgactgtctcacaacctagcctggaatcacactcccagaggctagcgcggattaggcgtaggaagaagaggacacgggaggacatgttctctgagcttatggcctcttcccaagcccaggcagcacagcagacccagtggcgggagaacttgacccgaatgcaccaagccaacatggatcgggaggagaggtggcggcaggaagaccagcaggcgactctaacgctgcttggactactgagggagcaaacggacacactccggcgccttgtggatgttctgcaggaacggaggcaggaggacagagccccgctgcagtccatctctaaccgccctcccccgccaccaagtcccatacccacctcacccaaagtgcaaagaaggagaggcggcagagtccctgctaactctcactccacccctgcagagagctctagtagcagaaggctctcatttcccaaaatttga